In Stanieria sp. NIES-3757, the DNA window CTAGCACAACTGCAAGAAACCAAGACAGATTATGGTGTATTTCCTTTTCCTGCTAACAAAACTCAAGCTGCGGTGATTGGGGGAGAAAATTTATTTGTGTTTAAAACTACTCCTGAGAGAGAAAGAGCTTGCCTCAAATTTTTAGAATATATTTTAAGTGAAGAATTTCAAACTAATTGGGCATTAAAAACAGGTTATTTACCAATTAATCTCAAATCTCAACAAAGTACAGAATATCAACAATTTATTGCTCAAAATCCCGTCTTAGAAGTATTTTTAAAACAAATGAAAACAGCGCGATCGCGTCCAATTATTCCCCAATATAACCGTCTTTCTGAAAATTTAGGTAGAGCGATCGAGGCAGTCTTGTTAGGCAAAGAAACACCTGAAACCGCTTTAGCCAAATCTCAACAACGATTGGAACTAATTTTTAGTAATTAAAATCTAAATAGATAGATACAATATATTCAGTCAACCAAAACAATTAAAAATCAGATCAATAATCTATCGCTCGATTAGTTGACGATGACAATAGCTACTGTGACATTTAACCTGTTAATGATTCATTATTTTGGTGCATTTTTACCTTCTATCCCAATAGATAGTATATTTTCCACTCAAGGCATTATGGTGATGCTGTTGGTGGCTTATGCTGGCGCAATGTGGATGTTTCTCAGTAGTGCGCCCAAAGTTTATACAATTATGGTTTCCGATCTCAAAGTTGCCCAACAATTTTATGAAGGTCTATTAGATCTACCAACTGCGGATGTACCGCTACAGTACTATTACAATTATGAACAAACTCTAGGTGCAGGCGCGATCGATCCTTTATATATGTCAACGACTGTGACTAATCCTAGTTTAGGAGCTTCGGATGGACTTTGGTATCAACTGAAAAAGAATACTCAACTCCACGTTATTTCAGGTGCTAGCCTAGGTAGCAAAAGTCGTCAACGTCACGTTTGTTTTGACCATGAGTGTTTAGAACAAGTATTGTTAAGAATACAAGCACGACGTTTACGATATAAAATTCGACGTGATAAACCATTAAACTTTTTAGTTAAAGATTATGACGATCGTGTAATTGAAATGGCAGAGGTTTCTAACTAATAATTTCTGGCAAACTATCTTAGCAGTAATGTTTCAAAAAAAGCGGGAATCAAACCCCCGCCTTAGCAACCTATTGATTTAGGCATTAATTAAACTGCGTATTTTAGTAATTAGATTGTGTAACTCAGATTGATTGAGACGATAACTCAAAGGATGAGCAATTAATCTAGCTGTACTTTCGTACAAAACATCAATTTCAATTAAGCCATTTTCTTTTAAAGTTTTTCCTGTTGAAACTAGATCGACAATTGCCTCAGACATACCTGTAATCGGGCCTAACTCTACTGAACCAGATAGGGGTACGATTTCCACAGGTAAATCTATTTTCCGAAAATATTCCCTGGCACAGTTAACAAATTTCGAGGCTACTCTACCATTAGGCGGTAATTCTACTGAACTACGATAACTACTGGCTTTTGGTACAGCTACCGACATCCGACAATAACCAAATTTTAGATCGGTTAGGTTAGCTACTTCTGGCTGCTTTTCTCGCAAAACATCATAACCAACAATACCCAACTGAGCTTGTCCATATTCTACATAAACGGGAACATCTTGCGCCCTGACTAATAAAGCTGTAGCGGTGTTGGTAGGATCGCTGATTTGTAATTGACGATTACTTTTATCGAGAAACGCACTAAAATCTAAACCAACTTGTTTAAATAATTCGATGCTATCAGTTAACAACGCACCTTTGGGTAAAGCAATAGTAATCATGTAATTTCTAACTTAAGCGAATAACTACCAACAGATAAGATACATGACTAAGCTTACATTAATTATTGGTAAGTAATTAATTTTGCACAACTACTTAGCTTTCTGATTCGTGTTCTTACAAATTGAAAAGTACATAATAGACAGAATATTTGACAACTCCGAATTGATCGCTGATAACATTGGAAAGAAAATTTTCTAACTGAGTGGCAATGAAAATCGGAGTGGCTGTCTTAGGAGTAGGACGTTGGGGTGTGCATTTCGTGCGGAATATGGCTCAACATTCTCAAGTAGAATTAGTTGCGATCGCAGATCCTCATCCTAGTCAATTAAATTACTGTGTCGAACAGTTTGGTATCGATCCAGCTAAAGTTATTTTAGCCACTGAATGGGAAGCCATCCGAGATTTAGAAAACCTTCATGCCATAGTGGTAGCTACTCCTGCTTCTACTCATTACGATCTTATTTATGATGCCTTGTCGAGAGGTTATCATGTCCTAGCCGAAAAACCGCTTACTCTCAATCCCGATCAATGTCTGGAACTAACCAAATTAGCTACATCCAAACAGTTACAGCTATTAGTCGATCATACTTATTTATTTAATTCGGTCGTTCAAAAAGGTCAACAAGTAATTCAGGCAGGTAAATTGGGTCAATTACGCTACGGCTATGCAACTCGTACTCATTTGGGACCCGTTCGCCAAGATGTTGATGCCCTTTGGGATTTAGCTATTCATGACATTGCAATTTTTAATCATTGGTTGGGGCAAACTCCAATCAAAGTTCAAGCTAGAGGAAAAATCTGGTTGCAACCAGAACATCAAATGATCAATTCTACTCAAATGGGGTTACCTGATTTAGTTTGGTTGACTCTGTTTTATTCTGATGGTTTTGAGGTGACTATTCATCTCTGTTGGCTAAATCCTGATAAACAAAGAAGACTCTGTGTAGTTGGCAATAAAGGTACGCTAATTTTTGATGAAATGTCCCAAGCAACACCTTTAACGATTCAACAGGGTTATTTTACCCAAGAAGGCGATAAATTTCTTCCTCAAGGACAAAATTGCCAAATTATTGCCACTGAACCCACCGAACCTCTCTCTCAAGTATGCGATCGCTTTATTACGGATATTCTGACGGGTACTAGTTCAACCATCTCCTCTGGTTGGGTAGGAACGGAATTAGTACAAATTTTAACTGGTTTGACTCGTTCTTTGGAACAACAAGGGGAAATTATCACTCTGCCTTCTGTTAATTCCTAAAATCATGAAAAATCTAAATTAAAGTAAATCGTAGCGCGACGGATGCCATTTTCACTACCTAAACTAGTGAGAGTCAAAGATTTTAAATGACTAAAGAAAGATTGGGCAGCGAGTTCGACTACTCTAATTATTGGTAACTTTTGCTCAAAAATTGATTTTCCTGTTTCCCAATCCAGATAAACATAACCATCATTATTAGTTGGTAAGGAAGCGATCGCTTTTTTGAAGTTTGGTTGTTCTAAGATCGAAGTATGGTTGGGTTTGATCGCTTTGGTAATAGTTTCAATCGATCTAGCTAAGATGACATAGTTTTCTCGATCCGTGTGCGCCCCTTTCACTTCTGCATTTAAACTAACTAATTGATTACGTGCAGCAGTTTTCAATTTTGTCCATGCTGTAACTTGACTGTTTCCAACATCAAAATTACCGACACTCAAACTTTGATCTGAAGCTAAACTGTCTAATTTTGCGATCGCTTCTTCCGTATTAGCAGTAGAAGTTTTTTCGGCAATTAATAACCAATCTAATTGATTAGCATCCGAATTGGGTACTAAAGCTAAGGCGTATTCTCCCTGTATCCAACTAAAAATATCTTGGGCAAAATCGATTCCTACAGGAGTTTGTAAACTAACCAAAGTTTGATTGATAAATTGTGCCAAGGGACTATCTTGATCTATTCCATTGACAATTTTCTGCCAAAAATCATTTAAATCTACTCCTGCAACCGCCAAAATACTGTCACTAGGTAAATATTTTAAAGCTGCCACGGGTTGGGTTAAGAGTGGAGTACGCGCGCTTTCTCCTGCAACTCCAATCAAA includes these proteins:
- a CDS encoding ATP phosphoribosyltransferase, whose product is MITIALPKGALLTDSIELFKQVGLDFSAFLDKSNRQLQISDPTNTATALLVRAQDVPVYVEYGQAQLGIVGYDVLREKQPEVANLTDLKFGYCRMSVAVPKASSYRSSVELPPNGRVASKFVNCAREYFRKIDLPVEIVPLSGSVELGPITGMSEAIVDLVSTGKTLKENGLIEIDVLYESTARLIAHPLSYRLNQSELHNLITKIRSLINA
- a CDS encoding oxidoreductase domain protein — encoded protein: MKIGVAVLGVGRWGVHFVRNMAQHSQVELVAIADPHPSQLNYCVEQFGIDPAKVILATEWEAIRDLENLHAIVVATPASTHYDLIYDALSRGYHVLAEKPLTLNPDQCLELTKLATSKQLQLLVDHTYLFNSVVQKGQQVIQAGKLGQLRYGYATRTHLGPVRQDVDALWDLAIHDIAIFNHWLGQTPIKVQARGKIWLQPEHQMINSTQMGLPDLVWLTLFYSDGFEVTIHLCWLNPDKQRRLCVVGNKGTLIFDEMSQATPLTIQQGYFTQEGDKFLPQGQNCQIIATEPTEPLSQVCDRFITDILTGTSSTISSGWVGTELVQILTGLTRSLEQQGEIITLPSVNS